A part of Caretta caretta isolate rCarCar2 chromosome 1, rCarCar1.hap1, whole genome shotgun sequence genomic DNA contains:
- the LOC125644418 gene encoding olfactory receptor 52E2-like has product MSDSNTTEFTNPSTFILLGIPGLEAAHIWLSIPFCTMYTTAILGNFTILFIVKMEASLHVLMYYFLCMLAVTDLVLSMCTLPKMLSIFWFNSREINFSACLTQMYFIHCFTVMESGIFVAMALDRYVAICHPLRHSTILTNPLVAKIGLAVVLRGGMLVLPYPFLVRRWPYCRTNIIPHTHCEHIYVVTLACADIRVNSYYGLFVLFCGNGLDMFFIAMSYIHILRAIFSLPTKEARIKTFGTCVSHLCAILAFYIPGLFSSLTYRFGQNVALHFRVLIANVYLLVPPMLNPIIYGVRTKQIWGRLLLLFTHKGT; this is encoded by the coding sequence atgtcagattccaacacaaccGAATTCACCAACCcttccaccttcatcctgctgggcattcctggcctaGAGGCAGCCCACATTTGGCTCTCCATACCCTTCTGCACCATGTACACCACAGccatcttggggaacttcaccatcctgttTATCGTGAAGATGGAGGCTAGCCTCCATGTTCtgatgtactatttcctctgcatgctggctgtCACCGACCTGGTTCTGTCCATGTGCACCCTGCCCAAAATGCTGAGtatcttctggttcaattccagggagatcaaTTTCAGTGCTTGCCTCACTCAGATGTACTTCATTCACTGCTTCACAGTGATGGAGTCTGGGATCTTTGTGGCCATGGCCTTGGATCGCTATGTGGccatctgccatcccctgagacattccaccatcctgacaaacCCTTTGGTTGCCAAGATTGGCCTGGCCGTGGTGCTGCGTGGAGGCATGCTCGTACTGCCCTATCCCTTCCTGGTGAGGCGctggccatattgcagaaccaacatcatCCCCCACACGCACTGCGAGCATATCTATGTGGTGACGCTGGCCTGTGCTGACATCCGTGTCAATAGTTATTATGGCCTGTTTGTGCTGTTCTGTGGGAATGGTCTGGATATGTTTTTTATTGCCATGTCCTATATTCACATACTCAGGGCCATCTTCAGTCTCCCCACAAAGGAAGCCCGGATCAAGACATTTGGGACCTgtgtctcccacctctgtgccatcttagccttttacatccctggtcttttctcctccctcacaTACCGGTTTGGCCAGAATGTGGCCCTGCATTTCCGTGTTCTCATTGCCAATGTGTACCTCCTGGTGCCCCCCATgctaaaccccatcatctacGGGGTAAGGACCAAACAGATCTGGGGCAGGCTGCTCCTGCTCTTTACTCATAAAGGGACCTGA